The Micromonospora sp. NBC_00421 genome contains a region encoding:
- a CDS encoding PP2C family protein-serine/threonine phosphatase, which produces MPDALAAMSRALREAPPDQLVEAVDRALRSTFAAVRVDVFLADYRISGLWSVLDPELSAGSLSGQGVAQRCFSSQQPVLDPYDGGHCRVWVPLTAWGERLGVLLVELADSPDRPTLDLIADLAVDLATTLRAADRETDRYRRTRRRERLSMAAEMQWDLLPGRSVTHEAFLLAGQLEPAYSVGGDHFDWSVDPGRLTLTVLNGTGTGLAAAMLTALTVNAIRNARRSGGGLVEQAELASDTLFYQHRGQRHVATLLLAVDTATGRVRAVDAGSPRVLRLRGTTVERIALEQQLPLGMFPETRYTVQEFDVRPGDRLFVVSDGVYDAQPGGQEAYGERAMARSMRSTRLQPATEAVGTVMRELFAYHADTDLRDDAVVVCLDWCGRRGR; this is translated from the coding sequence ATGCCGGATGCGCTCGCAGCGATGTCGCGTGCGCTACGTGAGGCTCCACCCGACCAGCTCGTGGAGGCCGTCGACCGGGCTCTCCGGTCCACGTTCGCCGCCGTACGGGTCGACGTGTTCCTGGCCGACTACCGGATCAGTGGGCTGTGGTCGGTGCTCGACCCGGAGCTGTCTGCCGGCTCCCTCAGCGGCCAGGGCGTCGCGCAACGCTGTTTCAGCAGCCAGCAACCGGTGCTCGATCCGTACGACGGCGGGCATTGTCGGGTGTGGGTGCCGCTGACCGCCTGGGGGGAACGGCTGGGGGTGCTCCTGGTCGAGCTGGCCGACAGCCCGGACCGCCCGACGCTGGACCTGATCGCCGATCTGGCCGTCGACCTGGCCACCACCCTGCGGGCCGCGGACCGGGAGACCGACCGTTACCGGCGGACACGTCGTCGGGAGCGACTCAGCATGGCCGCCGAGATGCAGTGGGACCTGTTGCCCGGGCGGAGCGTCACCCACGAGGCCTTCCTGTTGGCCGGGCAGCTGGAGCCGGCGTACTCCGTGGGTGGTGACCATTTCGACTGGTCGGTCGATCCCGGGCGGCTCACCCTGACCGTCCTCAACGGCACCGGCACCGGACTGGCCGCCGCGATGCTCACCGCCCTCACGGTCAACGCCATCCGCAACGCGCGGCGCTCGGGCGGCGGCCTGGTGGAGCAGGCCGAGCTGGCCTCGGACACCCTGTTCTACCAACACCGCGGCCAGCGGCACGTGGCGACGTTGCTGTTGGCGGTGGACACCGCCACCGGCCGGGTGCGGGCGGTGGACGCCGGTTCGCCGCGCGTGCTGCGACTGCGGGGGACCACCGTCGAACGGATCGCCCTGGAACAGCAACTGCCGTTGGGCATGTTCCCCGAGACCCGGTACACGGTGCAGGAGTTCGACGTGCGGCCCGGCGATCGACTCTTCGTGGTCAGCGACGGCGTGTACGACGCGCAACCAGGTGGCCAGGAGGCCTACGGTGAGCGGGCGATGGCCCGGTCGATGCGGTCGACTCGGCTGCAACCGGCGACGGAGGCGGTTGGTACGGTGATGCGCGAGCTGTTCGCATATCATGCCGACACTGATCTACGTGACGACGCCGTCGTCGTGTGCCTGGACTGGTGCGGGCGGCGCGGACGATGA
- a CDS encoding universal stress protein, whose protein sequence is MNSANDAAVVVGVDGSEPALRAVRLAATEAARRHRPLRVVHGFIWPLLRVPIDPVAGNPPGGGLRQQAKNLVEAAVAEARAVSPGIRVTGEILDGEASAVLLGESPTAAVIVLGDRGLGGFTALVVGSVAIQIATHADCPVLVARGQEHAGGPVVVGVDGAASLDAVEYAAAQASARGARLRAVHAYTHPASARPGDIQPLVHDEARLRDEEADVLAESLVGLAERHPDVPVDAEPVRARPVAALTEASRRAQLVVVGGRGHGELTGLLLGSVSHGVLHHSACPVAVVRSPD, encoded by the coding sequence GTGAACTCGGCGAACGACGCGGCGGTGGTGGTGGGCGTGGACGGTTCGGAGCCGGCGCTGCGCGCCGTCCGGCTGGCCGCGACGGAGGCGGCACGGCGACACCGGCCGCTACGGGTGGTGCACGGTTTCATCTGGCCGCTGCTGCGGGTGCCGATCGATCCGGTCGCCGGGAACCCACCCGGCGGCGGGTTGCGTCAGCAAGCGAAGAACCTGGTCGAGGCGGCGGTGGCCGAGGCCCGGGCGGTCAGCCCCGGGATCCGGGTGACCGGCGAGATCCTCGACGGTGAGGCCTCGGCGGTGCTGCTGGGTGAGTCACCCACCGCGGCCGTGATCGTCCTGGGCGACCGGGGCCTCGGCGGATTCACCGCCCTGGTGGTCGGTTCGGTGGCGATCCAGATCGCCACGCACGCAGACTGCCCGGTGCTGGTCGCGCGGGGCCAGGAACACGCCGGCGGCCCGGTGGTGGTCGGGGTCGACGGCGCGGCGTCCCTTGACGCGGTGGAGTACGCCGCGGCGCAGGCGTCCGCCCGGGGTGCCCGGCTGCGGGCCGTGCACGCCTACACCCATCCGGCGTCCGCCCGTCCAGGAGACATCCAACCCCTGGTGCACGACGAGGCCCGGCTGCGCGACGAGGAGGCCGACGTACTCGCCGAGAGCCTCGTCGGCCTCGCCGAACGACACCCCGACGTGCCAGTAGACGCCGAACCGGTGCGCGCCCGACCGGTCGCCGCGCTCACCGAGGCGTCCCGTCGGGCGCAGTTGGTGGTGGTGGGTGGCCGGGGCCACGGCGAGCTGACCGGTCTGCTGCTCGGGTCGGTCAGCCACGGGGTGCTGCACCACAGCGCCTGCCCGGTCGCGGTGGTGCGCAGCCCCGACTGA
- a CDS encoding phosphatidylethanolamine-binding protein: MPGPRPGSNAYDKERARLRDLVEQSGRASDQEANQVANRILQDDRGQRGVVRGERTYGPKGEREPGDPK, translated from the coding sequence ATGCCAGGACCACGGCCAGGAAGCAACGCGTACGACAAGGAACGGGCACGGCTGCGTGACCTGGTCGAGCAGTCGGGACGCGCCTCCGACCAGGAAGCCAACCAGGTGGCCAACCGGATCCTCCAGGACGACCGGGGCCAGCGTGGCGTGGTCCGGGGCGAACGGACCTACGGCCCCAAGGGCGAACGCGAACCCGGCGACCCGAAGTGA